Proteins from one Triticum aestivum cultivar Chinese Spring chromosome 7A, IWGSC CS RefSeq v2.1, whole genome shotgun sequence genomic window:
- the LOC123149856 gene encoding uncharacterized protein isoform X1 yields the protein MPCALEVTDKRPKNTSRMRCNGLVGNDNFFPEDHLIHRPVYGFPDNRDSPFTVLSLGHSSDWKLAPFSSSRQEVNRARYLTLGTAATEGFELLFPQPTIVYWLDLPNEKNMHDQDISSKPHPNGGSTVGQHRHRKKIKKSLTACPPCHAVASTSSGPDTAPLGSDSDILHDDDKPPKRSSKKKVNKWKQCRRATGEKLNLLPELPCEEHIDTASPVEVFLPDLLAGKLSDASSSACSLVKDAHLGKDNGESNNEYVEHGSDGKDGSGYAGSSNIYVGKRVSCKGAPYLNDGPNTADSSEFGEPSVTEHAREESNSCQKSLCACVCNSSDATTASFFTGWNSENCGDCSIDFEGNTRDGLQHGASTCLDSVNKVCHLTDVHLSGAHAEDVTDTSSHSERVQCSSEACSSKTFLPVSPGRSGRKSRNKSSCTNVTATNRVVGSNRHKHSGKDSPVSVWQKVEKTDKENSSGAGHVVVSAVEDKSALEDDSKGVQHDPNRPMDKHRCRKNCKQHKKQTLSLYEQTSLSCKKGSCPSPRNYYAPKNGSPKTPKNHSQQTEGLSMLQPVCAGDISDTSIITGTEKATVASYNLGSHLVPQVTSNEPCTLVIQDDSHSLCLENKAISTDLDCRNLCVGPCAAEMEETQCVKSYSSAGHMSHKWVPIGKKDITHLDVPEASVVEASVPANDVSLFANIEVQRNVSDAPASTKCEGSKVATELTAKPKPSGQLDSKCQGHTDNGTVFSMIREAVSDAHTAQQRAEDIQLHIGRPLADFEQFIYSASPVLHCSSCPTGCNSSSQEWIRDGLCCHQTADISLSSIWQWYEEPGCYGLEVKAQDLRRSKGLWNSRYQFNAYFVPYLSAVQLFRQPKRTVDKDEADMGARSKTSPCMSSLPILAKLLPQESNKRNSSPAFRDKDDQQLEATELIFEFFESEQPFWRRQLFDRVKELIGGAKQSNCQISGDPKNLELNLHDLHPASWYCVAWYPIYRIPDGKFQAAFLTYHSLGHWVHRGNSADQAGHCNAVLPVMGLQSYNDKGEWWFQTSRSGSEDSESSSSEPSQVLEERLSTLNQAAAAMARADVWKKDQAHRNRHPDYEFFLSRQQR from the exons ATGCCATGTGCACTCGAAGTAACTGACAAAAGGCCGAAGAACACGTCGCGTATGCGGTGTAACGGACTGGTTGGGAACGACAACTTCTTTCCAGAG GACCATCTAATTCACAGACCGGTTTACGGCTTCCCTGATAACAG GGACAGTCCATTTACGGTGCTTTCTCTTGGGCACAGTTCAGATTGGAAATTGGCGCCGTTTTCATCTAGCAGACAGGAGGTCAACAGGGCAAGATATTTGACATTAGGAACTGCTGCTACAGAGGGCTTTGAGTTACTATTCCCACAGCCAACAATAGTATACTGGCTAGATCTGCCGAATGAAAAGAACATGCATGATCAGGACATTTCTTCTAAACCACATCCCAATGGAGGAAGCACTGTAGGACAACATCGGCATAGGAAAAAGATTAAGAAGTCATTGACAGCTTGCCCTCCCTGCCACGCGGTTGCAAGTACCTCTTCTGGGCCTGATACTGCTCCTCTGGGATCTGATTCTGATATTTTGCATGACGATGACAAGCCTCCTAAAAGGAGTTCTAAGAAGAAAGTAAACAAGTGGAAACAGTGCAGGCGAGCAACCGGTGAAAAGCTTAATTTGTTGCCAGAACTCCCCTGTGAAGAGCATATTGATACCGCTTCTCCTGTTGAGGTATTTCTGCCTGATTTACTAGCTGGTAAATTGTCAGATGCCTCGTCATCTGCCTGCTCATTGGTTAAAGATGCCCATTTGGGCAAAGATAATGGTGAGAGCAACAATGAATATGTGGAACACGGAAGTGATGGGAAGGATGGCTCTGGATATGCAGGGTCATCTAATATATATGTAGGCAAAAGAGTTAGCTGCAAAGGTGCTCCTTACCTGAATGATGGGCCAAATACTGCGGATTCTTCAGAATTTGGTGAACCTTCTGTCACTGAACATGCGAGAGAAGAAAGCAATAGCTGCCAGAAGTCATTGTGTGCCTGTGTTTGTAACTCCAGTGATGCAACCACAGCTTCATTCTTTACGGGTTGGAACAGTGAAAACTGTGGGGATTGCAGTATTGATTTTGAGGGAAATACACGAGATGGTTTGCAACATGGCGCTTCTACTTGTCTGGATAGTGTAAATAAGGTATGCCATTTGACAGATGTCCATTTAAGTGGCGCTCATGCTGAAGATGTTACTGATACTAGTAGTCATTCTGAAAGAGTTCAGTGCAGCAGTGAAGCCTGTAGCAGCAAGACGTTTCTTCCAGTTAGTCCGGGGAGGAGCGGCAGGAAATCAAGAAACAAATCTAGCTGTACTAATGTGACTGCGACTAATAGGGTAGTAGGTTCTAATAGGCACAAGCATAGTGGAAAAGACAGTCCAGTTTCTGTGTGGCAGAAAGTAGAAAAAACTGACAAGGAAAACTCATCTGGAGCAGGACATGTGGTTGTTTCAGCAGTTGAGGATAAAAGTGCACTAGAAGATGATAGCAAGGGTGTGCAGCACGATCCAAATAGGCCAATGGATAAACATCGCTGTAGAAAAAACTGCAAACAGCACAAGAAGCAAACCTTGTCTCTGTATGAACAAACAAGTTTGTCTTGTAAAAAGGGTAGCTGTCCGTCGCCGAGGAACTACTACGCTCCTAAGAATGGTAGCCCCAAGACGCCCAAGAACCACTCGCAACAGACTGAAGGATTGTCGATGTTACAGCCAGTATGTGCCGGGGACATCAGTGATACATCAATCATAACTGGTACTGAAAAAGCAACAGTAGCATCTTACAACTTGGGTTCTCATTTGGTGCCACAAGTTACATCCAACGAACCATGCACATTGGTGATTCAAGACGATAGTCACTCTCTTTGCCTTGAAAATAAGGCCATATCAACAGATTTGGACTGCAGGAACTTGTGCGTCGGTCCTTGCGCCGCAGAAATGGAAGAAACTCAATGTGTGAAGTCATATTCTTCTGCTGGGCACATGTCACATAAATGGGTTCCTATTGGAAAGAAAGATATAACACATTTGGATGTTCCAGAGGCTTCTGTTGTTGAAGCATCAGTTCCAGCTAATGATGTTTCTCTTTTTGCTAATATAGAAGTGCAGAGAAATGTTTCAGATGCTCCTGCATCAACTAAATGTGAAGGCAGCAAAGTTGCTACTGAGTTGACTGCTAAACCGAAGCCATCTGGACAGCTTGATTCGAAATGCCAAGGACATACTGACAATGGAACTGTTTTCAGCATGATAAGAGAGGCAGTGAGTGATGCTCATACCGCCCAACAGAGAGCGGAAGATATTCAACTTCACATTGGCAGGCCTCTTGCTGATTTTGAACAATTTATTTATTCTGCTTCTCCAGTTCTGCACTGTAGCTCTTGCCCTACTGGCTGCAACTCTTCTTCACAGGAATGGATTAGAGATGGCTTGTGCTGTCATCAGACTGCAGATATCTCTCTAAGTAGCATTTGGCAGTGGTATGAAGAACCTGGCTGCTATGGCTTGGAAGTGAAGGCACAGGATCTCCGTAGATCGAAAGGCTTATGGAATAGTCGTTATCAGTTTAATGCCTACTTTGTGCCATACCTATCTGCGGTTCAATTGTTTAGGCAACCTAAGAGAACCGTTGATAAGGATGAAGCCGATATGGGTGCAAGATCTAAAACATCTCCATGTATGAGCTCTCTCCCAATATTAGCGAAGCTTCTACCTCAAGAGTCTAATAAAAGAAATAGCTCGCCGGCTTTCCGTGATAAAGATGATCAGCAGTTGGAGGCTACAGAGCTCATATTTGAATTCTTTGAATCTGAACAACCATTTTGGCGGCGACAGTTATTTGACAG GGTAAAGGAGTTGATTGGTGGTGCAAAACAATCAAATTGCCAAATATCAGGAGACCCAAAGAATCTGGAGCTCAACCTGCATGATCTTCATCCCGCCTCTTG GTACTGTGTCGCGTGGTATCCCATATACCGTATACCTGATGGGAAATTCCAGGCTGCTTTCCTGACGTACCATTCTCTTGGACACTGGGTTCATCGAGGAAACTCAGCAGATCAGGCTGGCCATTGTAATGCTGTTTTGCCAGTCATGGGTTTGCAATCTTACAACGACAAG GGGGAGTGGTGGTTTCAGACGAGCAGATCCGGTTCGGAAGACTCAGAGTCCTCGTCAAGTGAACCATCTCAGGTTCTTGAAGAAAGGTTGTCGACGCTGAACCAAGCCGCGGCGGCCATGGCCAGGGCGGACGTGTGGAAGAAGGACCAGGCCCACAGGAACAGGCACCCGGACTATGAGTTCTTCCTGTCCCGACAGCAACGGTAG
- the LOC123149856 gene encoding uncharacterized protein isoform X2, giving the protein MHDQDISSKPHPNGGSTVGQHRHRKKIKKSLTACPPCHAVASTSSGPDTAPLGSDSDILHDDDKPPKRSSKKKVNKWKQCRRATGEKLNLLPELPCEEHIDTASPVEVFLPDLLAGKLSDASSSACSLVKDAHLGKDNGESNNEYVEHGSDGKDGSGYAGSSNIYVGKRVSCKGAPYLNDGPNTADSSEFGEPSVTEHAREESNSCQKSLCACVCNSSDATTASFFTGWNSENCGDCSIDFEGNTRDGLQHGASTCLDSVNKVCHLTDVHLSGAHAEDVTDTSSHSERVQCSSEACSSKTFLPVSPGRSGRKSRNKSSCTNVTATNRVVGSNRHKHSGKDSPVSVWQKVEKTDKENSSGAGHVVVSAVEDKSALEDDSKGVQHDPNRPMDKHRCRKNCKQHKKQTLSLYEQTSLSCKKGSCPSPRNYYAPKNGSPKTPKNHSQQTEGLSMLQPVCAGDISDTSIITGTEKATVASYNLGSHLVPQVTSNEPCTLVIQDDSHSLCLENKAISTDLDCRNLCVGPCAAEMEETQCVKSYSSAGHMSHKWVPIGKKDITHLDVPEASVVEASVPANDVSLFANIEVQRNVSDAPASTKCEGSKVATELTAKPKPSGQLDSKCQGHTDNGTVFSMIREAVSDAHTAQQRAEDIQLHIGRPLADFEQFIYSASPVLHCSSCPTGCNSSSQEWIRDGLCCHQTADISLSSIWQWYEEPGCYGLEVKAQDLRRSKGLWNSRYQFNAYFVPYLSAVQLFRQPKRTVDKDEADMGARSKTSPCMSSLPILAKLLPQESNKRNSSPAFRDKDDQQLEATELIFEFFESEQPFWRRQLFDRVKELIGGAKQSNCQISGDPKNLELNLHDLHPASWYCVAWYPIYRIPDGKFQAAFLTYHSLGHWVHRGNSADQAGHCNAVLPVMGLQSYNDKGEWWFQTSRSGSEDSESSSSEPSQVLEERLSTLNQAAAAMARADVWKKDQAHRNRHPDYEFFLSRQQR; this is encoded by the exons ATGCATGATCAGGACATTTCTTCTAAACCACATCCCAATGGAGGAAGCACTGTAGGACAACATCGGCATAGGAAAAAGATTAAGAAGTCATTGACAGCTTGCCCTCCCTGCCACGCGGTTGCAAGTACCTCTTCTGGGCCTGATACTGCTCCTCTGGGATCTGATTCTGATATTTTGCATGACGATGACAAGCCTCCTAAAAGGAGTTCTAAGAAGAAAGTAAACAAGTGGAAACAGTGCAGGCGAGCAACCGGTGAAAAGCTTAATTTGTTGCCAGAACTCCCCTGTGAAGAGCATATTGATACCGCTTCTCCTGTTGAGGTATTTCTGCCTGATTTACTAGCTGGTAAATTGTCAGATGCCTCGTCATCTGCCTGCTCATTGGTTAAAGATGCCCATTTGGGCAAAGATAATGGTGAGAGCAACAATGAATATGTGGAACACGGAAGTGATGGGAAGGATGGCTCTGGATATGCAGGGTCATCTAATATATATGTAGGCAAAAGAGTTAGCTGCAAAGGTGCTCCTTACCTGAATGATGGGCCAAATACTGCGGATTCTTCAGAATTTGGTGAACCTTCTGTCACTGAACATGCGAGAGAAGAAAGCAATAGCTGCCAGAAGTCATTGTGTGCCTGTGTTTGTAACTCCAGTGATGCAACCACAGCTTCATTCTTTACGGGTTGGAACAGTGAAAACTGTGGGGATTGCAGTATTGATTTTGAGGGAAATACACGAGATGGTTTGCAACATGGCGCTTCTACTTGTCTGGATAGTGTAAATAAGGTATGCCATTTGACAGATGTCCATTTAAGTGGCGCTCATGCTGAAGATGTTACTGATACTAGTAGTCATTCTGAAAGAGTTCAGTGCAGCAGTGAAGCCTGTAGCAGCAAGACGTTTCTTCCAGTTAGTCCGGGGAGGAGCGGCAGGAAATCAAGAAACAAATCTAGCTGTACTAATGTGACTGCGACTAATAGGGTAGTAGGTTCTAATAGGCACAAGCATAGTGGAAAAGACAGTCCAGTTTCTGTGTGGCAGAAAGTAGAAAAAACTGACAAGGAAAACTCATCTGGAGCAGGACATGTGGTTGTTTCAGCAGTTGAGGATAAAAGTGCACTAGAAGATGATAGCAAGGGTGTGCAGCACGATCCAAATAGGCCAATGGATAAACATCGCTGTAGAAAAAACTGCAAACAGCACAAGAAGCAAACCTTGTCTCTGTATGAACAAACAAGTTTGTCTTGTAAAAAGGGTAGCTGTCCGTCGCCGAGGAACTACTACGCTCCTAAGAATGGTAGCCCCAAGACGCCCAAGAACCACTCGCAACAGACTGAAGGATTGTCGATGTTACAGCCAGTATGTGCCGGGGACATCAGTGATACATCAATCATAACTGGTACTGAAAAAGCAACAGTAGCATCTTACAACTTGGGTTCTCATTTGGTGCCACAAGTTACATCCAACGAACCATGCACATTGGTGATTCAAGACGATAGTCACTCTCTTTGCCTTGAAAATAAGGCCATATCAACAGATTTGGACTGCAGGAACTTGTGCGTCGGTCCTTGCGCCGCAGAAATGGAAGAAACTCAATGTGTGAAGTCATATTCTTCTGCTGGGCACATGTCACATAAATGGGTTCCTATTGGAAAGAAAGATATAACACATTTGGATGTTCCAGAGGCTTCTGTTGTTGAAGCATCAGTTCCAGCTAATGATGTTTCTCTTTTTGCTAATATAGAAGTGCAGAGAAATGTTTCAGATGCTCCTGCATCAACTAAATGTGAAGGCAGCAAAGTTGCTACTGAGTTGACTGCTAAACCGAAGCCATCTGGACAGCTTGATTCGAAATGCCAAGGACATACTGACAATGGAACTGTTTTCAGCATGATAAGAGAGGCAGTGAGTGATGCTCATACCGCCCAACAGAGAGCGGAAGATATTCAACTTCACATTGGCAGGCCTCTTGCTGATTTTGAACAATTTATTTATTCTGCTTCTCCAGTTCTGCACTGTAGCTCTTGCCCTACTGGCTGCAACTCTTCTTCACAGGAATGGATTAGAGATGGCTTGTGCTGTCATCAGACTGCAGATATCTCTCTAAGTAGCATTTGGCAGTGGTATGAAGAACCTGGCTGCTATGGCTTGGAAGTGAAGGCACAGGATCTCCGTAGATCGAAAGGCTTATGGAATAGTCGTTATCAGTTTAATGCCTACTTTGTGCCATACCTATCTGCGGTTCAATTGTTTAGGCAACCTAAGAGAACCGTTGATAAGGATGAAGCCGATATGGGTGCAAGATCTAAAACATCTCCATGTATGAGCTCTCTCCCAATATTAGCGAAGCTTCTACCTCAAGAGTCTAATAAAAGAAATAGCTCGCCGGCTTTCCGTGATAAAGATGATCAGCAGTTGGAGGCTACAGAGCTCATATTTGAATTCTTTGAATCTGAACAACCATTTTGGCGGCGACAGTTATTTGACAG GGTAAAGGAGTTGATTGGTGGTGCAAAACAATCAAATTGCCAAATATCAGGAGACCCAAAGAATCTGGAGCTCAACCTGCATGATCTTCATCCCGCCTCTTG GTACTGTGTCGCGTGGTATCCCATATACCGTATACCTGATGGGAAATTCCAGGCTGCTTTCCTGACGTACCATTCTCTTGGACACTGGGTTCATCGAGGAAACTCAGCAGATCAGGCTGGCCATTGTAATGCTGTTTTGCCAGTCATGGGTTTGCAATCTTACAACGACAAG GGGGAGTGGTGGTTTCAGACGAGCAGATCCGGTTCGGAAGACTCAGAGTCCTCGTCAAGTGAACCATCTCAGGTTCTTGAAGAAAGGTTGTCGACGCTGAACCAAGCCGCGGCGGCCATGGCCAGGGCGGACGTGTGGAAGAAGGACCAGGCCCACAGGAACAGGCACCCGGACTATGAGTTCTTCCTGTCCCGACAGCAACGGTAG
- the LOC123149858 gene encoding delta(24)-sterol reductase isoform X2 — MADLQTPLVRPKRKKVLVDYLVQFRWILVIFVVLPASALIYFNIYLGDMWSAMKSEKKRQKEHEDNVQKVVKRLKQRNPKKDGLVCTARKPWIAVGMRNVDYKRVRHFEVDLSAFRNILEIDAERMVAKVEPLVNMGQISRATCPMNLSLAVVAELDDLTVGGLINGYGIEGSSHIYGLFSDTVVALEIVLADGRVVRATKDNEYSDLFSGVPWSQGTLGFLVSAEIKLIPIKEYMRLTYTPVKGPLKEVAQAYADAVAPRDGDPAKVPDFVEGMVYSATEGVMMTGVYASKEEAKKKGNKINSVGWWFKPWFYQHAQTALKRGEFVEYIPTREYYHRHTRCLYWEGKLILPFGDQFWFRFLFGWLMPPKVSLLKATQGDAIRNYYHDNHVIQDMLVPLYKVGDALEFVHHEMEVYPLWLCPHRLFKLPVKTMIYPEPGFEHQQRQGDTSYAQMFTDVGVYYTPACIFRGEEFDGAESVKRLEQWLIENHSYQPQYAVTELNEKDFWRMFDASHYEHCRHKYGAVGTFMSVYYKSKKGRKSEKEVQEAEAAILEPAYADEA; from the exons ATGGCGGACCTGCAGACGCCGCTGGTGCGACCAAAGAGGAAGAAGGTTCTGGTGGACTACCTGGTGCAGTTCCGATGGATCCTCGTCATCTTCGTGGTGCTTCCGGCCTCGGCGCTCATCTACTTCAACATCTACCTGGGCGACATGTGGTCCGCCATGAAGTCCGAGAAGAAGCGGCAGAAGGAGCACGAGGACAACGTGCAGAAGGTCGTGAAGCGGCTCAAGCAGCGCAACCCCAAGAAGGACGGCCTCGTCTGCACGGCCAGGAagccgtggatcgccgtcggcatgcGCAACGTGGACTACAAGCGCGTCAGGCACTTCGAGGTCGACCTCTCCGCCTTCAGGAACATCCTCGAGATCGACGCCGAGAGGATGGTCGCCAAGGTCGAGCCGCTCGTCAACATGGGCCAGATATCCAGGGCCACCTGCCCCATGAACCTCTCCCTCGCCGTGGTGGCGGAGCTCGACGACCTCACCGTCGGCGGCCTCATCAACGGCTACGGCATCGAGGGGAGCTCTCACATCTACGGGCTCTTCTCCGACACGGTTGTCGCGCTGGAGATCGTCCTGGCCGACGGCCGGGTCGTCCGAGCCACCAAGGACAACGAGTACTCCGACCTCTTCTCCGGCGTGCCCTGGTCGCAGGGAACTCTCGGGTTCCTTGTCTCAGCCGAGATCAAGCTCATCCCCATCAAGGAGTACATGAGGCTCACCTACACCCCTGTGAAGGGCCCTCTGAAGGAGGTGGCGCAGGCGTACGCCGACGCCGTCGCGCCGAGGGACGGCGACCCTGCAAAGGTCCCCGACTTCGTGGAGGGGATGGTGTACAGCGCGACGGAGGGCGTGATGATGACCGGCGTGTACGCGTCCAAGGaggaggccaagaagaagggcaacaaGATCAACAGCGTGGGGTGGTGGTTCAAGCCATGGTTCTACCAGCACGCGCAGACGGCGCTGAAGAGGGGCGAGTTCGTGGAGTACATCCCGACGAGGGAGTACTACCACAGGCACACCCGGTGCCTCTACTGGGAGGGGAAGCTCATCCTGCCCTTCGGCGACCAGTTCTGGTTCAGGTTCCTCTTCGGCTGGCTGATGCCCCCCAAGGTGTCCCTGCTCAAGGCCACCCAGGGCGACGCCATCAGGAACTACTACCATGACAACCATGTCATCCAGGACATGCTGGTGCCCCTGTACAAGGTTGGAGACGCCCTCGAGTTCGTCCACCACGAGATGGAG GTGTACCCGCTGTGGCTGTGCCCTCACCGGCTGTTCAAGCTGCCGGTGAAGACGATGATCTACCCGGAGCCGGGGTTCGAGCACCAGCAGCGGCAGGGGGACACGAGCTACGCGCAGATGTTCACGGACGTGGGGGTGTACTACACGCCGGCGTGCATCTTCCGCGGGGAGGAGTTCGACGGGGCGGAGTCGGTGAAGCGGCTGGAGCAGTGGCTGATCGAGAACCACAGCTACCAGCCGCAGTACGCGGTGACGGAGCTGAACGAGAAGGACTTCTGGCGCATGTTCGACGCGTCGCACTACGAGCACTGCCGGCACAAGTACGGCGCCGTGGGCACCTTCATGAGCGTCTACTACAAGAGCAAGAAGGGGCGCAAGTCGGAGAAGGAGGTgcaggaggccgaggccgccatCCTCGAGCCCGCCTACGCCGACGAGGCCTAG
- the LOC123149858 gene encoding delta(24)-sterol reductase isoform X1: MRTPPPTPKPHLSQTHAPNTTTANSPQPSAFPWSGGSALLCSPHLLLLLLLPSCQPPAMADLQTPLVRPKRKKVLVDYLVQFRWILVIFVVLPASALIYFNIYLGDMWSAMKSEKKRQKEHEDNVQKVVKRLKQRNPKKDGLVCTARKPWIAVGMRNVDYKRVRHFEVDLSAFRNILEIDAERMVAKVEPLVNMGQISRATCPMNLSLAVVAELDDLTVGGLINGYGIEGSSHIYGLFSDTVVALEIVLADGRVVRATKDNEYSDLFSGVPWSQGTLGFLVSAEIKLIPIKEYMRLTYTPVKGPLKEVAQAYADAVAPRDGDPAKVPDFVEGMVYSATEGVMMTGVYASKEEAKKKGNKINSVGWWFKPWFYQHAQTALKRGEFVEYIPTREYYHRHTRCLYWEGKLILPFGDQFWFRFLFGWLMPPKVSLLKATQGDAIRNYYHDNHVIQDMLVPLYKVGDALEFVHHEMEVYPLWLCPHRLFKLPVKTMIYPEPGFEHQQRQGDTSYAQMFTDVGVYYTPACIFRGEEFDGAESVKRLEQWLIENHSYQPQYAVTELNEKDFWRMFDASHYEHCRHKYGAVGTFMSVYYKSKKGRKSEKEVQEAEAAILEPAYADEA; encoded by the exons ATGCGCACCCCCCCACCTACCCCAAAACCTCATCTCTCCCAAACCCACGCTCCAAATACTACTACTGCCAACAGTCCCCAGCCGAGCGCCTTCCCTTGGAGCGGGGgatctgctctgctctgctctcctcacctcctcctcctcctcctccttccctcctg TCAGCCTCCAGCCATGGCGGACCTGCAGACGCCGCTGGTGCGACCAAAGAGGAAGAAGGTTCTGGTGGACTACCTGGTGCAGTTCCGATGGATCCTCGTCATCTTCGTGGTGCTTCCGGCCTCGGCGCTCATCTACTTCAACATCTACCTGGGCGACATGTGGTCCGCCATGAAGTCCGAGAAGAAGCGGCAGAAGGAGCACGAGGACAACGTGCAGAAGGTCGTGAAGCGGCTCAAGCAGCGCAACCCCAAGAAGGACGGCCTCGTCTGCACGGCCAGGAagccgtggatcgccgtcggcatgcGCAACGTGGACTACAAGCGCGTCAGGCACTTCGAGGTCGACCTCTCCGCCTTCAGGAACATCCTCGAGATCGACGCCGAGAGGATGGTCGCCAAGGTCGAGCCGCTCGTCAACATGGGCCAGATATCCAGGGCCACCTGCCCCATGAACCTCTCCCTCGCCGTGGTGGCGGAGCTCGACGACCTCACCGTCGGCGGCCTCATCAACGGCTACGGCATCGAGGGGAGCTCTCACATCTACGGGCTCTTCTCCGACACGGTTGTCGCGCTGGAGATCGTCCTGGCCGACGGCCGGGTCGTCCGAGCCACCAAGGACAACGAGTACTCCGACCTCTTCTCCGGCGTGCCCTGGTCGCAGGGAACTCTCGGGTTCCTTGTCTCAGCCGAGATCAAGCTCATCCCCATCAAGGAGTACATGAGGCTCACCTACACCCCTGTGAAGGGCCCTCTGAAGGAGGTGGCGCAGGCGTACGCCGACGCCGTCGCGCCGAGGGACGGCGACCCTGCAAAGGTCCCCGACTTCGTGGAGGGGATGGTGTACAGCGCGACGGAGGGCGTGATGATGACCGGCGTGTACGCGTCCAAGGaggaggccaagaagaagggcaacaaGATCAACAGCGTGGGGTGGTGGTTCAAGCCATGGTTCTACCAGCACGCGCAGACGGCGCTGAAGAGGGGCGAGTTCGTGGAGTACATCCCGACGAGGGAGTACTACCACAGGCACACCCGGTGCCTCTACTGGGAGGGGAAGCTCATCCTGCCCTTCGGCGACCAGTTCTGGTTCAGGTTCCTCTTCGGCTGGCTGATGCCCCCCAAGGTGTCCCTGCTCAAGGCCACCCAGGGCGACGCCATCAGGAACTACTACCATGACAACCATGTCATCCAGGACATGCTGGTGCCCCTGTACAAGGTTGGAGACGCCCTCGAGTTCGTCCACCACGAGATGGAG GTGTACCCGCTGTGGCTGTGCCCTCACCGGCTGTTCAAGCTGCCGGTGAAGACGATGATCTACCCGGAGCCGGGGTTCGAGCACCAGCAGCGGCAGGGGGACACGAGCTACGCGCAGATGTTCACGGACGTGGGGGTGTACTACACGCCGGCGTGCATCTTCCGCGGGGAGGAGTTCGACGGGGCGGAGTCGGTGAAGCGGCTGGAGCAGTGGCTGATCGAGAACCACAGCTACCAGCCGCAGTACGCGGTGACGGAGCTGAACGAGAAGGACTTCTGGCGCATGTTCGACGCGTCGCACTACGAGCACTGCCGGCACAAGTACGGCGCCGTGGGCACCTTCATGAGCGTCTACTACAAGAGCAAGAAGGGGCGCAAGTCGGAGAAGGAGGTgcaggaggccgaggccgccatCCTCGAGCCCGCCTACGCCGACGAGGCCTAG